GAGAAGTTCGAGGCTTCCGACAAGGAAGACGTCAACCAGGCGCAGATCGTGAAAGGCCGCCGCTAGATGGCAGCCCAGCTCCGGGTCTACCGGCAGAAGATCAAGTCTGCCCAGACGACCAAGAAGATCACTCGGGCGATGGAACTCATCTCCGCGTCACGGATCCAGAAGGCCCAGGCCCGGGTGGCAGCATCCGGTCCCTACGCCCGCGCGGTCACGAACGCGGTCTCGGCCGTGGCGACGTACTCCAACGTCGACCACATCCTGACCACCGAGCCCGAGAAGGTCGAACGTGCCCTTGTCGTGGTCTTCACCTCCGACAGGGGGCTCGCGGGAGCATTCTCGTCGAACGTCCTGAAGGAGTCGGAGCAGCTTGCGACGCTCCTCAGGAGCGAGGGCAAGGAGGTCGCCTACTTCGTGGTCGGCCGAAAGGCTGCGGCGTACTTCTCCTTCCGGAAGCGTGTTGCCGAGAAGACCTGGACCGGCGGTACCGACCAGCCCACGTTCGAGGTGGCGAAGGAGATCGGCGACGCGCTCGTCGAAATCTTCGTCAAAGATGCCTCCGAGGGCGGCGTCGACGAGATCCACGTCGTCTACAACCGTTTTGTCAGCATGGTGTCCCAGGTTCCCGAGATCGTGCGGCTGCTTCCCCTCGAAGTCGTCGAGGGTGACGAGGCGCCGGCTGACACCGACGTTCTGCCGCTCTACGAGTTCGAGCCCGAGGTGGGCGATGTTCTTGATGCCCTGCTCCCGGTCTACATCGAGAGCCGGATCTTCAATGCGATGCTGCAGAGTGCGGCATCCGAGCACGCGGCACGCCAGCGGGCGATGAAGTCTGCCAGTGACAACGCCGACAAGCTCATCCGTGACTACACCCGACTGGCGAACAATGCCCGCCAGTCGGAGATCACCCAGCAGATCTCCGAGATCGTGGGCGGCGCTGACGCGCTGACCCCCGCTCGCTGATCAGCCGTTTTTTCGAAGAGCCCAGAAGAGAGAGAAGCAATGACACCGACAGCAACAGCCACTGAGCCAGCTGCCGCCGAGGCGAAGGCAGCCGGCATCGGCCGCATCGCCCGGGTCACCGGCCCCGTCGTTGACATCGAGTTTCCGCATGACGCGATTCCCGGTATCTACAACGCCCTGAAGTCGACCGTCACCATCGAAGGCGTGGAGACCCCGATCACGTTCGAGGTCGCCCAGCACCTCGGTGACGACCTCGTCCGCGCCATCGCCCTGAACCCGACCGACGGCCTGGTCCGCGGCCAGGAGGTCACCGACACGGGCGCGCCCATCTCGGTGCCCGTCGGCGACGTCACCAAGGGCAAGGTCTTCAACGTCATCGGAGAGGTCCTGAACGCTGACGCCGACGGAACCATCAACGGCGAGAAGATCGAGATCACCGAGCGCTGGCCCATCCACCGGAAGCCTCCGGCGTTCGACCAGCTCGAGTCGAAGACGACTCTGTTCGAGACCGGCATCAAGGTCATCGACCTTCTGACGCCGTACGTCCAGGGTGGAAAGATCGGCCTCTTCGGTGGTGCCGGTGTCGGCAAGACCGTGCTCATCCAGGAGATGATCCAGCGTGTTGCGCAGGATCACGGTGGTGTGTCGGTGTTCGCCGGTGTCGGTGAGCGCACCCGTGAGGGCAACGACCTCATCATGGAGATGGAGGAGGCGGGCGTCTTCGACAAGACCGCCCTTGTCTTCGGCCAGATGGACGAGCCGCCGGGAACGCGTCTTCGCGTCGCCCTGTCGGCCCTGACGATGGCGGAGTACTTCCGCGACGTGCAGAAGCAGGACGTCCTGCTCTTCATCGACAACATCTTCCGCTTCACGCAGGCCGGTTCCGAAGTGTCGACCCTGCTGGGCCGTATGCCTTCCGCCGTGGGTTACCAGCCGAACCTCGCCGACGAGATGGGTGTGCTCCAGGAGCGCATCACCTCGACCCGTGGCCACTCGATCACGTCGCTGCAGGCCATCTACGTGCCCGCTGACGACTACACCGACCCGGCTCCGGCGACGACCTTCGCCCACCTCGACGCCACGACCGAGCTCTCCCGCGAGATCGCTTCGCGCGGGCTCTACCCGGCCGTCGACCCGCTGACCTCGACCAGCCGCATCCTCGACCCCCGCTACCTGGGCGAGGATCACTACAACACGGCTGTTCGCGTCAAGGCGATCCTGCAGAAGAACAAGGAACTCCAGGAGATCATCGCGATCCTCGGTGTTGACGAGCTCTCCGAGGAAGACAAGATCACCGTGTCGCGCGCGCGCCGCATCCAGCAGTTCCTGTCGCAGAACACCTACATGGCGAAGAAGTTCACCGGTGTCGAGGGTTCGACAGTTCCGCTGAAGGACACGATCGAGTCGTTCACGGCTATCGCGAACGGTGAGTTCGACCACGTGGCCGAGCAGGCCTTCTTCAACGTCGGCAGCATCAACGACGTCGAAGAGAAGTGGGCGCAGATCCAGAAGGAAGACGGCTAAGCATGGCGGACGTCTCCGGCGCCTCCGCGCCGCTGCAGGTCAGCGTGGTGTCGGCCAACCACGAGGTGTGGTCGGGTGACGCGACGCAGGTCATCGCGAAGACCACCGAGGGTGAGATCGGTATCCTGCGCGGGCACGAGCCCCTGCTGGCGATCCTCTCCGAAGGTGAAGTCCGGGTGACGCTGGCCGATGGCAAGCGCATCATCGCTCGTGCCGACCAGGGTTTCCTGTCGGTCGAGAACGATCGGGTCACCATTGTGGCCCGCGCGGCAGAGCTGGTCTCCTGACCCTTGGCGGTACTGCACAGTTGTTGATATTGCTTCCTCCCTCCGAAACGAAGAGGGACGGCGGCACGGATGATCGGCTCGACCTGTCTTCGCTCAGCTTTCCGAAGCTGAAGACGCGTCGGGCCGATCTCGTTCGTGCGGTGCGTTCACTGGCTCGTGATGCGGACGCATCGGCCTCTGCGCTTCGACTCTCGCCGTCGCTCGCTGCGGTGGAGGTGGCGCGCAACCGCCGCCTGACGCTGTCGCCGACGATGCCCGTGCTCGACCGGTACACCGGCGTGGTCTTCGACGGACTCGATGCACCGTCGCTGCCGCCCGCAGCGCGCTCGTTCGCCTACGAGCATGTCGGCGTTCACTCAGCGCTGTTCGGGCCGGTGTTGGCAGGCGACCGGATCCCGGCGTACCGTCTGTCGCACGACTCACGGGTGCCGTCACTGGCTGTGCCCGGCGCTGTACTGTCGCTGAAGAAGCAGTGGGGAACCGCGGTCTCGGCGTCGCTTGCTGCGCACCCCGGCCTGCTGCTCGACTTCCGGTCGGAGGGGTATGTCGCGCTCGGGCCGGTGGATGCCCGCCCGAACTCGTACTTCTTGAGGGTGTTCACGGTGGGGCCCGACGGCTCGCGTCGCGCCCTGAACCATTTCAACAAGAAGGCGAAGGGTGAGCTGACCCGCGCCCTCGTGCTCGCGGGCATCTCCTTCGACTCGGTGGACGACCTCCTCGCCTGGGCGGGCCCAGCGGGCTTCGACCTCCGCCTCTCGGGCCCCGCAGAGCTTGCGCTCACGGTCTGACCTCCTCCGATCGAGTGGGCAGTTTGGGCCCCAAAGTGGCGTGTTTTAGGGCCGGAACTACCCACTCGATTTATGGAGCGGCCCGGAAGCAGCCCTCGACGTGGTCGTCGACGACACCGGCGGACTGCATGAGGGCGTACATCGTGGTCGGTCCGACGAAGCGGAAGCCGCGGGCGCGGAGCGCTGTGCTGAGGGCGGTGGACTCCGGCGTTGTCGCGATGAAGTCGGCGACGCTGCGGGGCCGGGGCGGTCGGATGGCCGGCGCGAAGCTCCAGAGCAACGTGTCGAGCGCGCCGTCGCCGCTTTCGGCGATCAGCGCCTGGGTGACACGGGCGTTGTTGATCACGGCGGTGATCTTTCCGCGGTGGCGGATGATCGTGGCGTCGGTGACGAGGCGTTCGACGTCGGCGTCGTCGAATGCTGCAACTGTGTCGATGTCGAAGTCGTGGAATGCGGCTCGGAAGGCGGGGCGTCGCCGGAGGATGGTGATCCAGGAGAGACCGGCTTGGAACCCTTCGAGGCTGATCTTCTCGAACACTTTACGGTCGGTGTGCAGGGGAGTGCCCCACTCCTCATCGTGGTAGCGGAGGTACTCCGGATCGGAGCCGGCCCAGGCGCACCGCGGCACCCCGTCGGAGCCCACGGTGAGCGCCGGGCGTCCGGCCGATGTCGCCGGCGAGGCGGTTGTGACGGTTGCGGCCGCAGGCGCCTCGCCACCTGTGGCCGCAAGTGTCGACGGTGAGGCCTGGTCGCTCACGCGTGGTGCTCGATGCGCTCGTGGTCGAGCAGCCAGATCTTCGTGGGCAGGCCGTTCCCGGCGCTGTACCCGGTGAGGCGACGGTTCGACGCGAGGACGCGGTGGCAGCCGACGAGGATGGGCACCGGGTTGGCCCCTACGGCTCCTCCCACCGCCCGACCCGATCCGGGTCGCCCTGCGGCCAGCCCGAGCTCACCGTAGGAGAGAGCCTCGCCCCAGCCGAGCAGCGACAGTTGGTGCCAGATGTCGCGCTGGAAGGGCGTGCCGCTCACGTCGAGGGGCACGGTGAACTCGGTGCGGTCGCCGGCGAAGTACTCGGCGAGTTGCTGAACGGCGTCGTCGAGCAGGCGATTGCGGTGTTCGGCGAGGTCGTCGTGGGGGAGCATCCCGGCCCGCTCGATCGAGAGCGACGCGACGCCGCGATCGGTGGCGGTCAACTCGAGCCTGCCGATGGGGCTGTCGGTGCGGGCGATGAACTGCGGGGTGAAGAGCAGGGCAGCGGGTGGTGTTCCACGGGGTGGCGTTGCCGCGGTGAGGGGCGGCTCGGTGGGTGGTGTTGCGGTCATGGCTCGACTGTAGCGCCGGGCAGCGTCGCCGGCGCGGCGCGCACCACAAACGGTGGACAACTCGGACGAGGAAGCCGCTGTGGACGACAGGATGCCCGAGGTACCGTTGGACTCACCATGGATTCCCTCGCAGAACACCACGACTACGGCGACCTCCCGCTCGACGAACGCGGGCTCGACGCCGATCCGATCGCGCAGTTCAGGACCTGGCTCGCCGAGGCGGAAACAGCGGGAGTCGAAGAGGCGAATGCCATGGTTCTCGGCACCGTCGACGCCGACGGGGCGCCCGGCAGCAGAACCGTGCTTCTCAGAGGTGTGGATGCCCGGGGTTTTGCCTTCTATTCGAACTACGAGTCGCAGAAGGGCCGGGCGCTTGCCTCCACATCTGCAGCGTCACTGCTGTTCCCGTGGTACCTGCTGCACCGGCAGGTGATCGTGCAGGGCGAGGTCGAGCGGCTCAGCGCCGCTGAGAGTGATGCCTACTTCGCGAGTCGTCCGCGCGGGTCGCAGCTCGCGGCGGCAGCGAGTCACCAGTCGCAGCCGATCGGTTCGCGCGCCGAGCTCGAACAGCGCGTCGCCGACGTGTCGGCGCGCTTCACGGGACCCGCCGGCGAGGAACTTCCGGTCGAGCGGCCGGCGACCTGGGGCGGGTACGTGTTGGCCCCCCGACGCATCGAGTTCTGGAAGGGCCGCACCTCGCGCCTGCACGACCGGCTGGTCTACGACCGCAGCGCTGGCTCGCCGTCGGGGTGGACGGTCACCCGACTGCAGCCCTGACCGCATGGCAGGGGACCCGAGCCCGCTCAGTGGCCGGTGAGCGGGCCGAGCAGGCGCGCCACGCGGGACGGGCGGCCGGTCATCCGCTCCTCCCGGTCGGCGAGGTCGGCCGACGCGAGGCCCAGGTTGGAGCCGGCGAAGCGCAGCGGCTCCGGCTCCCAGCGCGGCGAGAGGTGGTTCACCCACGGCAGGGTGCGGAGATCGGCGCCGGGCGGCACGACGCTCGGGTCGTGACCGGTCATCAGCGCGCTGAGCGTGCGCCCCGCGAGGTTCGTCGTGCTGAGGCCGTCGCCGACGTAGCCGCCGGCGTAGGCGATCCCGGTGCGGGGGTTGAACGACGCCGAGGCGTGCCAGTCCCGAGGTACGCCGATCGGCCCGCCCCAGCGGTGGGTGATCTCCGCGTCGAAAGCGCCGGGGAAGAGATCGACGAGCGTGTCGCGGAGGTGGTCGAACACCCGGTCGACGCTGTCGAAGGCGGGCCGGATGCTCGAACCCCAGTGGTAGCGCGCGCCGCGGCCGCCGAACGCGAACCGGTTGTCGGCGGTGCGCTGACCGTAGATGAGGAGGTGGCGGTAGTCGCTGAAGGTGTTTCCGTGGGCGATTCCGGCGGTCTGCCAGAACTCGTCGGGGAGCGGCCGGGTGGCGATCATCAGCGAGTAGAGGGGCAGGATGCGCCGGCCGACGCCGGGCAGTTGCGCGCCGTAGGCCTCGGTGGCGATGACGATGCGGTCGGCGGCGACAGTGCTGGTGCCCGTGCTGGTTCCGGATGTCGCGGCAGCTGCAGCCCGGAAGGTGACGCGGCCCGGTGCCCACGAGACGACCTCGGTGTGTTCGTGGATGTGCACGCCCAGCCGTTCGACGACCGCCGCCAGCCCGTGCACGAGTTTTCCGGGATGGAGTCGGGCGCAGGCCGGGTCGTGGGTGGCGCCGAGGGCGCCCGCCGGGTGGCCGGTGGTGACGGGGTAGGGACCGCGCGCGAAAGCTGTATAGGTCAGCCGGTCGACCCCGAACCGCTCCGCCTCCTCCACCTCGGCCCGGGCGGCCGCCACCTGCACCGGGCTCATCGCGAACGTCAGGGTGCCACCCTGCTCGAAGTCGCAGTCGATGCTCTCGAGCGACGTGACACGCCCGACCTCCGCGACGGTCGCGACCATCGCCCGGCGCATCGCCACGGCAGCCTCGAACCCGTGGGTGCGCTCGAGTGACGCAGCCGAGCGTGGGAACAGGGCTGAGCACCAGCCTCCGTTCCGTCCGGAGGCCCCGAACCCGACAGTCTCCTTCTCGAGCACGACGACCCGGAGCGCGGGGTCGGACTTCGCCAGATAGTACGCGGTCCAGAGCCCGGTGAGTCCCGCCCCGATGATGCAGACGTCAGCCGCCAGGTCGGATGTCGCTGCCGAACGGTCGGTCGCGACATCCAGAGCCGCTGCCGGCAGCCCCTCGCTCCACAGGTTCATCCGCATCCCCTTCTCGTGTGGTCCGTGAGCGTTGAGGGCGGCGGGGCGCGTCAGAGCCGCGCCCACGCCTCCGTCAGCACGCCGCGGAGGATGCCCTCGATCTCGTCGAACTCGGGCTGGCCGACGGTCAGCGGCGGGGCCAGCTGGATGACGGGGTCGCCGCGGTCGTCCGCCCGGCAGTAGAGCCCGGCGTCGAAGAGGGCCTTCGAGAGGAACCCGCGCAGCAGCCGCTCCGACTCGTCGTCGTCGAACGTCTCCTTCGTCGCCTTGTCCTTCACCAGCTCGATACCGAAGAAGTAGCCGTCGCCGCGCACGTCGCCCACGATCGGCAGGTCGTTCAACCGTTCGAGCGTCGAACGGAAGGCCGGTGACAGCGTGCGAACACGCTCGTTCAGCTTCTCCTCCTCGAAGATGTCCAGGTTCTCGAGCGCGACGGCGGCAGACACCGGATGCCCGCCGAACGTGTAGCCGTGCGAGAACGACGCCGTGCCGTGCTTGAACGGCTCGTACACTCGGTCCGAGACGATGGTCGCGCCGATGGGGGAGTATCCGCTCGTCATCCCCTTCGCACAGGTGATCATGTCGGGCACGTACCCGTACTCGTCGCAGGCGAACATGTGGCCGATCCGGCCGAAGGCGCAGATGACCTCATCGCTGACGAGGAGCACGTCGTACTGGTCGCAGATCTCACGCACCCGCTGGAAGTAGCCGGGGGGCGGGGGGAAACATCCACCCGAGTTCTGCACCGGCTCGAGGAACACCGCGGCGACCGTCTCGGGACCCTCGAACTGGATCATCTCCTCGATGCGGTTCGCCGACCACTGCCCGAACGCATCCAGGTCGTCAGCGTGCTCCGGCGCCCGGTAGAAGTTCGTGTTCGGCACGCGGAAGCCGCCCGGGGTCACCGGCTCGAACATCTCCTTCATGGCGGGGATGCCGGTGATGGCGAGGGCACCCTGCGAGGTGCCGTGGTAGGCGACGGCACGGGAGATGACCTTGTGCTTGGTGGGACGGCCCTGAAGCTTCCAGTAGTACTTCGCGAGCTTGAACGCGGTCTCGACCGCTTCGCCGCCGCCGGTGGAGAAGAAGACGCGGTTGAGGTCGCCGGGGGCGTAGCCGGCGAGCCGGTCGGCGAGTTCGATGGCTGCCGGATGCGCGTACGACCAGAGCGGGAAGAACGAGAGCTCAGCGGCCTGCTTCGCCGCGACCTCGGCCAGGCGCTGGCGCCCGTGCCCGGCGTTCACCACAAACAGGCCGGACAGGCCGTCGATGTACTTCTTGCCGGTCGAGTCCCAGATGTGGTGGCCCTCGCCCTTGACGATGATGGGCACCCCGGCGCCGTCTTCCATCACGGACTGGCGGGAGAAGTGCATCCAGAGGTGGTCTTTGGCCTTCTGCTGCAGGTCTGCCTCGTCGAACTTCGACGACAGTCCCGGGTCGGAGACCGCCGAGGAGGTGTTGGGTGTGACAGGTGTGGGCGTGAGCGTCATGGTTTACCGTGTTCCCCAGTTGTAGAGCTGCTTGTGCAGCTTCAGATAGACGAATGTCTCGGTCGAGATGACCCCGGGTAGGGTGCGGATCTCGGAGTTCAGCAGGTCGATCAGGTCGTCGTCGTTCTCGCAGACGACCTCGATCAGCAGGTCGAACGTGCCGGCGGTGAGCACGACGTAGTCGACGGCCGGAAGGGCGGCCAGGGCATCCGCGATCACCCGCGTGTCACCACTGACCTTCACGCCGATCATCGCCTGGCGGAAGAAGCCGAGCTGCAGGGGGTCGGTCACCGCGACGATCTGCATGACCCCGGCATCCGTGAGCTTCTGCACCCGCTGGCGCACCGCGGCTTCACTGAGCCCCACCGCTTTGCCGATCTCGGCGTAGGACCGGCGGCCGTCGCTCTGGAGCTGCTCGATGATCGCTTTCGCGGTCGCATCGAGCGGGGCAGGGCGC
Above is a genomic segment from Subtercola boreus containing:
- a CDS encoding F0F1 ATP synthase subunit gamma, yielding MAAQLRVYRQKIKSAQTTKKITRAMELISASRIQKAQARVAASGPYARAVTNAVSAVATYSNVDHILTTEPEKVERALVVVFTSDRGLAGAFSSNVLKESEQLATLLRSEGKEVAYFVVGRKAAAYFSFRKRVAEKTWTGGTDQPTFEVAKEIGDALVEIFVKDASEGGVDEIHVVYNRFVSMVSQVPEIVRLLPLEVVEGDEAPADTDVLPLYEFEPEVGDVLDALLPVYIESRIFNAMLQSAASEHAARQRAMKSASDNADKLIRDYTRLANNARQSEITQQISEIVGGADALTPAR
- the atpD gene encoding F0F1 ATP synthase subunit beta, whose translation is MTPTATATEPAAAEAKAAGIGRIARVTGPVVDIEFPHDAIPGIYNALKSTVTIEGVETPITFEVAQHLGDDLVRAIALNPTDGLVRGQEVTDTGAPISVPVGDVTKGKVFNVIGEVLNADADGTINGEKIEITERWPIHRKPPAFDQLESKTTLFETGIKVIDLLTPYVQGGKIGLFGGAGVGKTVLIQEMIQRVAQDHGGVSVFAGVGERTREGNDLIMEMEEAGVFDKTALVFGQMDEPPGTRLRVALSALTMAEYFRDVQKQDVLLFIDNIFRFTQAGSEVSTLLGRMPSAVGYQPNLADEMGVLQERITSTRGHSITSLQAIYVPADDYTDPAPATTFAHLDATTELSREIASRGLYPAVDPLTSTSRILDPRYLGEDHYNTAVRVKAILQKNKELQEIIAILGVDELSEEDKITVSRARRIQQFLSQNTYMAKKFTGVEGSTVPLKDTIESFTAIANGEFDHVAEQAFFNVGSINDVEEKWAQIQKEDG
- a CDS encoding F0F1 ATP synthase subunit epsilon, which codes for MADVSGASAPLQVSVVSANHEVWSGDATQVIAKTTEGEIGILRGHEPLLAILSEGEVRVTLADGKRIIARADQGFLSVENDRVTIVARAAELVS
- a CDS encoding YaaA family protein, with product MLPPSETKRDGGTDDRLDLSSLSFPKLKTRRADLVRAVRSLARDADASASALRLSPSLAAVEVARNRRLTLSPTMPVLDRYTGVVFDGLDAPSLPPAARSFAYEHVGVHSALFGPVLAGDRIPAYRLSHDSRVPSLAVPGAVLSLKKQWGTAVSASLAAHPGLLLDFRSEGYVALGPVDARPNSYFLRVFTVGPDGSRRALNHFNKKAKGELTRALVLAGISFDSVDDLLAWAGPAGFDLRLSGPAELALTV
- a CDS encoding DNA-3-methyladenine glycosylase I gives rise to the protein MGSDGVPRCAWAGSDPEYLRYHDEEWGTPLHTDRKVFEKISLEGFQAGLSWITILRRRPAFRAAFHDFDIDTVAAFDDADVERLVTDATIIRHRGKITAVINNARVTQALIAESGDGALDTLLWSFAPAIRPPRPRSVADFIATTPESTALSTALRARGFRFVGPTTMYALMQSAGVVDDHVEGCFRAAP
- a CDS encoding methylated-DNA--[protein]-cysteine S-methyltransferase, coding for MTATPPTEPPLTAATPPRGTPPAALLFTPQFIARTDSPIGRLELTATDRGVASLSIERAGMLPHDDLAEHRNRLLDDAVQQLAEYFAGDRTEFTVPLDVSGTPFQRDIWHQLSLLGWGEALSYGELGLAAGRPGSGRAVGGAVGANPVPILVGCHRVLASNRRLTGYSAGNGLPTKIWLLDHERIEHHA
- the pdxH gene encoding pyridoxamine 5'-phosphate oxidase; the protein is MDSLAEHHDYGDLPLDERGLDADPIAQFRTWLAEAETAGVEEANAMVLGTVDADGAPGSRTVLLRGVDARGFAFYSNYESQKGRALASTSAASLLFPWYLLHRQVIVQGEVERLSAAESDAYFASRPRGSQLAAAASHQSQPIGSRAELEQRVADVSARFTGPAGEELPVERPATWGGYVLAPRRIEFWKGRTSRLHDRLVYDRSAGSPSGWTVTRLQP
- a CDS encoding NAD(P)/FAD-dependent oxidoreductase — its product is MNLWSEGLPAAALDVATDRSAATSDLAADVCIIGAGLTGLWTAYYLAKSDPALRVVVLEKETVGFGASGRNGGWCSALFPRSAASLERTHGFEAAVAMRRAMVATVAEVGRVTSLESIDCDFEQGGTLTFAMSPVQVAAARAEVEEAERFGVDRLTYTAFARGPYPVTTGHPAGALGATHDPACARLHPGKLVHGLAAVVERLGVHIHEHTEVVSWAPGRVTFRAAAAATSGTSTGTSTVAADRIVIATEAYGAQLPGVGRRILPLYSLMIATRPLPDEFWQTAGIAHGNTFSDYRHLLIYGQRTADNRFAFGGRGARYHWGSSIRPAFDSVDRVFDHLRDTLVDLFPGAFDAEITHRWGGPIGVPRDWHASASFNPRTGIAYAGGYVGDGLSTTNLAGRTLSALMTGHDPSVVPPGADLRTLPWVNHLSPRWEPEPLRFAGSNLGLASADLADREERMTGRPSRVARLLGPLTGH
- a CDS encoding aspartate aminotransferase family protein — encoded protein: MTLTPTPVTPNTSSAVSDPGLSSKFDEADLQQKAKDHLWMHFSRQSVMEDGAGVPIIVKGEGHHIWDSTGKKYIDGLSGLFVVNAGHGRQRLAEVAAKQAAELSFFPLWSYAHPAAIELADRLAGYAPGDLNRVFFSTGGGEAVETAFKLAKYYWKLQGRPTKHKVISRAVAYHGTSQGALAITGIPAMKEMFEPVTPGGFRVPNTNFYRAPEHADDLDAFGQWSANRIEEMIQFEGPETVAAVFLEPVQNSGGCFPPPPGYFQRVREICDQYDVLLVSDEVICAFGRIGHMFACDEYGYVPDMITCAKGMTSGYSPIGATIVSDRVYEPFKHGTASFSHGYTFGGHPVSAAVALENLDIFEEEKLNERVRTLSPAFRSTLERLNDLPIVGDVRGDGYFFGIELVKDKATKETFDDDESERLLRGFLSKALFDAGLYCRADDRGDPVIQLAPPLTVGQPEFDEIEGILRGVLTEAWARL
- a CDS encoding Lrp/AsnC family transcriptional regulator is translated as MSPKPRPAPLDATAKAIIEQLQSDGRRSYAEIGKAVGLSEAAVRQRVQKLTDAGVMQIVAVTDPLQLGFFRQAMIGVKVSGDTRVIADALAALPAVDYVVLTAGTFDLLIEVVCENDDDLIDLLNSEIRTLPGVISTETFVYLKLHKQLYNWGTR